The Salvelinus fontinalis isolate EN_2023a chromosome 13, ASM2944872v1, whole genome shotgun sequence DNA segment ACCTCATTGTCATGCAAATGACCAGAGGCTTTGAGCTAAAAGCATACGAGCCAGCAagataccaccctgcatcccaccctgaagctaagcagggttggtccctggatgggagaccagatgctgctggaagtgatgTTGGAGgccctctttcctctggtctaaaaacatatcccaatgcccctgggcagtgattggggacattgccctgtgtaggatgctgtctttcagatgcgatgttaaacgggtgtcatgactctgtggtcactaaagagccCATGGCACTTGTAAGAGTAAGTGTATTCACcacggtgtcctggctaaattcccaatctggccctcataccatcatggccacctaatcatcccagGCTTCCAATTGGATCATTCACTCCCCCcccgtaactattccccaggtcgttgctgtaaatgagaatgtgttctcagtcaacttacctggtaaaatacaaAAATTGTATAGCACAAACcgttctgggaccaggctaccattTCTCTATCCTAGTGGAACCAGAACGATATCACGACAACTCACATTCTGTTTCACTTCACGTATGAAGAAGTGTGAGCGCTGTTGTCAGTCTGGTTGTCCAGGCTACCATTTCCTTTACAGCTAGTAGGAAAAATAGCACAAGTACTTTACCTATGACTGGTCCTAGCCAGTAGACAAAAGCATATTCCAGGAAGGTGTGTCCACTGCAGGGGAACTGGACGGAGAAGGCCATGATTGGGTTGAAAACAGCCCCTGAAATATGACCCCCTGAGATTGGGGGGAGTAGAGGGTGAAAGTGAATTGACATCTCAGTAGGATAGTTCCTCTCATGTTCATATAGGTTAGTGTAAATGCATACATACACACCCACGCCCCCCTTCTCTCCTTGTCTGTTTACACACAATCCAAGTCTCCATTTCTATTCCAGTCCCAAGTCTAGTAATTGCAAACAAATTCAATTAGCTTAATTGAAGTATAAATGACATGAGGGCACAAGCAGATAACTAGGCTATTATACTTCTGACTTATTAAAGTGTGGCGATGATCATAATGAAAATCAATTTGACAAACCTGAGTAAACCAGTGATGTAATGACGGCAGCGATGACAGGGGCGTGGAATCTCTCGTCTAGTTTATTAATGTGGAGGACTGCGGCTTGGACAGCGAAAGTGCAAGCCAGCTCCACACCAGCGGCCTCCAACAGGGACCCATTGATGGGACTGAAGCATTTAAATCCGAACCTTTTGTGCCTGATGTGGTGGTCGGATAGACCCAAGGACCAAATGTGGGGCACGAGGAGCTGCGCAGCTTTCCCACCTATAAACATACAAGTTATGCGCGCCACCGCAGTTTTCCCTGTGATATTCTTGCGGTAAACGTTCTCGATAGCACCATTTGGGTTGGCGAACGCCCCGTGAAAAGTTATTACGTGGACCACCGTGATTATGAAAGTCAGTGTGAGTGCTATATGCGGTTCGATTCTGCCAACTTCGCCCAGGACTTTGAGTTCGTGCGTACATGCACAGAGCTGGTAGGTCGAGACAATTTCCACTAGGTAAATCGCATAATCCTTGCCAGAGAAGAGGCGCGAGATCAGTCTGCGCGTCGCCTCGCAGAGAAGTACTGTTGTCGCCAATAGTGCCAGTGAAATCCCCAAGTCTGTCATTCTCGGAGAAATTAGTTTGTTCGTTTATTTTTCCGCTTCTCTCAACAACCGTAAATTTGGGTAATTTAATGCACCTCCCTGTGTAGTCAGTGACAACATGTATCAAAGTCCTCCGCCGCGAGCCGAATGGCTCGACAAACGGAAGTTGCTTTCAATTTGTGTCCGGAAGAACAGGAGAGGGcgcaccacacacacaattaaaGTAGCCATGCCACATATCACAATTCAACTATGATTTATTTATTAGGCTGTATCCATTCCAGgggctttttttatttattttcagacTTAGCACATCATTAAAGGTACAGACTGGGATATTTTCTGCTGTTCAATGTAATTTCAATTAATGATATACCCATtgatattggggcggcaggtagtttagtggttagagcgcttgGCCAttaaccgaaaagttgctagatcgaatccccgagctgtcaaggtaaaaatctgtcgttctacccctgaacaaggcagttaacccactgttcctgggccgtcattgtaaataagaatttgttcttaactgacttgcctagttaaataaattgaTTATTGAAGAAAATAACTTCTACTTGCCTTAGGCTACACGGTTGTATTACCCAATGTTTCGGTTTTAGTTGTCTTTTTTAAATGAATATGCTCCAGATTTGTAAAAGTATATTGATAGCTTACTTGCTATCAGATAATATGTAACAGCTACACATATCCATTCAACGTTCAGAAAAGGAATACATTCCTATTCTGTAAAGGATACAATGTATCCTTTACAAGCTACTTTAACGTTTGTTTCATATGAGCTGGGTGATGAGCGGTAGAGGTATGTTGCTTGAACAAGTGACCCCTCTTGTTTTAAGTATGAAGAACTATGAAGATTCTCGTTCCTTCCCCTCTCTAACTAATGATAGTTGGCCCTGCTCATGTCTTCTTGATAAAATCTACTGATAAAAGGGCAAATTCGAACTTCCATTTAAGACAAAATTGAACTTGGTCATGCATTGATGTAAATTTGAGACacaggctgcgtttagacagaggcccaattctgatctttatttcaataattggtcttttgaccaatcagatcataaaattacctttacatttctattatgcgatacagattgaatagagccctaaattAAAATGTAAGTGGAAGCTAGAATTTACCCCATACTGGATGAAATACACCATTCATTCCTAGGTATTTTGTCAGGGCCTAATGAATGCAGTGGTGTTAGTTGTGTAACAAATTGTGTAACACTATTGACTGCCCAAACTGTGTCATGTGATGCTGTGTGGATTAGCAAACAGTTTTACCACTGAGTAAATAAGTATACTGTAGGCTAAGTCAATACTGGCAGATCAGACCTGCAAACATGACTACCTAATATGtttgtgtcatgacagtgtttaTGATTCATTCCTGTTAAGTCATTCATAGTTTAAGTTTGTTATTAGGTTTTACTACAGCGCTATGAAGGCTTTACTACAGGTTCAAGTGTTTCAGATTAgttcattttgtgtgtgtgtgtgtgtgatatgacacatacacacacacacaatctcccaGAATACACTCTCCTTCACAAATGATTCCTCACTTTCAGAAGAACATCATTGACCAAGAAGTCTAGTACACAAAGGAGAGAATACATCGGTGAGGGACTTGATGTTCTGCTGTCACTGTATCAGGCTGAGCTGTGAGCAAGGAACCGTTATGTTCCAGTCAGACACACTGTGAAAAAGACAGTGCCTCAACCACCCTGTGGAGCAATTTGTGGTGTGGACTCCACCACTATTAGCTCTGACAGGATGCAACTGTGGAAaattcacaaaatatatggcaagagTTAAAATAGTGTTTTTGTGTGTTATGGTTTGATCGAGGACATAGTGGCCTCTGGGCATTTAGCCAACTGGAGACTATTAAGGTGCTTCGTTCCTCCGCTGTGCTATCAGGACAATCCATTACCTCAGGAAAATCCAGTCTGCTCTGTGCATCAGTGACTTTAGTAGTGCTGAGTGATTATTGCTTTTTGAGGTTGGTTGGTTTCAGTTCGATTATTACAAAATTATCATGGGTTTtcgatatttaaaaaaaaaaaaaacattaaatgcacaatacattatgtgggttgaatgctgtaacaacacagaataaaacaaaagTGCCATGATGGTGTGAAAATGTTTAAGAGGAAAATGGTATCAATGTAGCTCATAAAAATGACAACATTCCTTATTTAGGAGTTCAATTTACTCAAATTAAGTAAGTTTAGTATGACAAACAGTAGGCACAATTGACACTGATGCTCCTTGGAATCATTGGTAACCCAGTACCGGTAACTCATGACAGTACTTTTGAGTTCCCATACATAGaccaacatacagtactgtataagTGTGTGAATCTATTAAATAAACCATTTTGAAGTTGATTACATCTAAACTGACCGCATTGTTAGTTTTGTTTTTCTCTTCAGAGAGAGAATGGGTGGGCACTGGGCAGTACATTGGTGTTATTGTGTGAGGTCATGGCCTCATTAGAACAACTCGTTAGGGCAATTAGGGACAATCACAGCTTTGAATCGCTGTGTTTCGGAGGATTACTTTGTGTGGATTTTGCCTTTCAATTGGGTGGCCACAGCCTGTAAGTTTGTGCTAAGACACTTTCTCCTGAGTGTATGACACAAGTGCAGGTTAGGTAACATAGCCTCTGTTATGAAACTAGCATTGTGTCCAGTAATTGGCTGAAACATAGTGGCCAGTTGGCTTCTGTAATTGGGTATGGCAATGCCTTCTATCACATGAACAGTATTTTATTATAATTACGTGATAATGCCCATGaagcccccccttggtttgtgccgtggcggagatctttgtgggctatactcggccttgtctcagaatggtaagttggtggttgaagatatccctctagtggtgtgggggctgtgctttggcaaagtgggtggggttatatccttcctgtttggccctgtcggggggtatcatcggatggggccacagtgtctcctgacccctcctgtctcagcctccagtatttatgctgcagtagttatgtgtcgggggctagggtcagtttgttatatctggagtacttctcctgtcttatccggtgtcctgtgtgaatttaagtatgctctctctaattctctccttctctctttctttctctctctcggaggacctgagccctaggaccatgcgtcaggactacctggcattaTGACTCCTTGctttccccagtccacctggccttgctgctgctccagtttcaactgttctgcctgcggatatggaaccctgacctgttcaccggacgtgctacctgtcccagacctgctgttttcaactctctagagaccgcaggagcggtagagatactcttaatgatcggctatgaaaagccaactgacatttactcctgaggtgctgacttgctgcaccctcgataactactgtgattattattatttgaccatgctggtcatttatgaacatttgaacatcttggccatgttctgttataatctccacccggcacagccagaagaggactggccacccctcatagcctggttcctctctaggtttcttcctaggttttggcctttctagggagtttttcctagccaccgtgcttctacacctgccatgcttgctgtttggggttttaggctgggtttctgtacagcactttgagatatcagctgatgtacgaagggctatataaatacatttgatttgatttgatgaagccggtgtttggaggatatattggcacagctgtctcagcctccagtatttatgctgcagtagtttgtgttggggggctagggtcagttggttatacctggagtacttctcctgtcttatccagtgtcctgtgtgaatttaagtatgctttctcttattctctcgttctctctttctttctctgagaacctgagccctaggaccatacgtcaggactaccgggcatgacgactccttgctgtccccagtccgcctggccttgctgctattccagtttcaactgttctgcctgc contains these protein-coding regions:
- the LOC129868092 gene encoding aquaporin-11-like — its product is MTDLGISLALLATTVLLCEATRRLISRLFSGKDYAIYLVEIVSTYQLCACTHELKVLGEVGRIEPHIALTLTFIITVVHVITFHGAFANPNGAIENVYRKNITGKTAVARITCMFIGGKAAQLLVPHIWSLGLSDHHIRHKRFGFKCFSPINGSLLEAAGVELACTFAVQAAVLHINKLDERFHAPVIAAVITSLVYSGGHISGAVFNPIMAFSVQFPCSGHTFLEYAFVYWLGPVIGMAMCILLFDKIIPLLSGKSTMGLGIPVVQKKKIQ